One genomic window of Halococcus sediminicola includes the following:
- the rpsJ gene encoding 30S ribosomal protein S10, translating into MMQQARVRLAGTSPEDLDDICDDVREIATKTGVNLSGPIPLPTKELEVPSRKSPDGEGTATWEHWEMRVHKRLIDLDADERALRQLMRIQVPNDVSIEIVLED; encoded by the coding sequence ATAATGCAGCAAGCGCGCGTCCGCCTCGCCGGCACCAGCCCCGAGGACTTGGACGACATCTGCGACGATGTCCGCGAGATCGCCACCAAGACCGGTGTCAATCTCAGCGGGCCGATCCCGCTGCCGACGAAGGAACTCGAAGTTCCGTCCCGAAAATCGCCCGACGGCGAGGGGACCGCGACGTGGGAGCACTGGGAGATGCGCGTCCACAAGCGGCTCATCGACCTCGACGCCGACGAGCGCGCGCTCCGCCAGCTCATGCGCATCCAGGTGCCAAACGACGTCAGTATCGAGATCGTCCTCGAAGACTGA
- a CDS encoding rhomboid family intramembrane serine protease produces MGRLAGSPTVQTLAVMAVVFLAQQVVGLVGAMGFFFVLGPSVPLRPWALVTSVYAHGSLAHLLGNATMLVLVGLIVESFTSNVRYHAFFVATGVLAGLAQVTLVPGSRVLGASGAIFAFLGYLVAANPVSSSMLDGLRLSRRAQLAIFAVLAVAVTALTGAPGVALVAHFTGFLLGLLAGRLGVLATGRRRGQTQHTSGPPG; encoded by the coding sequence ATGGGTCGTCTCGCCGGTAGCCCGACCGTCCAGACGCTTGCGGTGATGGCGGTCGTCTTTCTCGCCCAGCAGGTGGTCGGACTGGTCGGCGCGATGGGGTTTTTCTTCGTGCTCGGGCCAAGCGTGCCGCTCCGGCCGTGGGCGCTCGTGACGAGCGTTTACGCGCACGGTAGCCTCGCCCACCTTTTGGGGAACGCTACGATGCTCGTCCTCGTGGGGTTGATCGTCGAATCGTTTACCTCGAACGTTCGCTATCACGCCTTCTTCGTTGCGACCGGTGTGCTCGCCGGGCTTGCTCAGGTCACGCTGGTGCCGGGAAGCCGGGTGCTCGGCGCGAGCGGTGCGATCTTCGCCTTTCTGGGCTATCTCGTCGCCGCCAACCCGGTGTCGAGTTCGATGCTCGACGGGCTTCGACTGAGCCGGCGCGCCCAGTTGGCGATATTCGCCGTGCTCGCGGTCGCGGTCACGGCGTTGACTGGTGCGCCGGGCGTGGCGCTCGTGGCACACTTCACCGGGTTCTTGCTGGGATTGCTCGCCGGTCGTCTCGGCGTCTTAGCGACCGGACGGCGGCGCGGACAAACACAACATACAAGCGGGCCGCCCGGGTAG
- the tuf gene encoding translation elongation factor EF-1 subunit alpha, with translation MADKPHQNLAVIGHVDHGKSTLVGRLLYETGNVPEHVIEQHKEEAEEQGKGGFEFAYVMDNLAEERERGVTIDIAHQEFDTDEYYFTIVDTPGHRDFVKNMITGASQADNAVLVVAADDGVQPQTQEHVFLARTLGINELIVAVNKMDLVDYQESRYEEAVEEVKGLLGQVNFDTDDASFIPVSAFEGDNIAEESENTDWYDEETVLEALNDLPEPQPPTDAPLRLPIQDVYTISGIGTVPVGRVETGVLATGDNVSFQPSDVGGEVKTVEMHHEEVPQAEPGDNVGFNVRGIGKDDIRRGDVCGPADDPPTVAETFQAQVVVMQHPSVITSGYTPVFHAHTTQVACTIESIDSKIDPASGEVDEENPDFIQSGDAAVVTVRPQKPLSIEPSSEIPELGSFAIRDMGQTIAAGKVLSVDEA, from the coding sequence ATGGCAGACAAACCACACCAGAACTTGGCCGTCATCGGCCACGTCGACCACGGAAAGAGCACGCTCGTCGGACGACTCCTCTACGAGACGGGGAACGTTCCCGAGCACGTCATCGAACAGCACAAAGAGGAAGCCGAAGAACAGGGCAAGGGTGGCTTCGAGTTCGCCTACGTGATGGACAACCTCGCCGAGGAGCGAGAGCGCGGTGTCACCATCGACATCGCCCACCAAGAGTTCGACACGGACGAATACTACTTCACCATCGTCGACACCCCTGGTCACCGCGACTTCGTGAAGAACATGATCACGGGCGCGAGCCAGGCCGACAACGCCGTGCTCGTCGTCGCCGCCGACGACGGCGTCCAGCCCCAGACACAGGAGCACGTCTTCCTCGCTCGAACCCTCGGGATCAACGAACTCATCGTCGCGGTCAACAAGATGGACCTGGTCGACTACCAGGAGAGCCGCTACGAGGAGGCCGTCGAGGAGGTCAAGGGTCTGCTCGGGCAGGTCAACTTCGACACTGACGACGCGAGCTTCATCCCCGTCTCGGCGTTCGAGGGCGACAACATCGCCGAGGAAAGCGAGAACACCGACTGGTACGACGAGGAAACGGTACTGGAGGCACTCAACGACCTCCCCGAGCCGCAACCGCCGACGGACGCCCCTCTGCGACTGCCGATTCAGGACGTCTACACCATCTCGGGCATCGGTACTGTGCCGGTCGGCCGTGTCGAAACCGGCGTTCTCGCGACCGGCGACAACGTCTCCTTCCAGCCCAGCGACGTGGGCGGCGAGGTCAAGACCGTCGAGATGCACCACGAGGAGGTTCCCCAGGCCGAACCGGGCGACAACGTCGGCTTCAACGTCCGCGGCATCGGCAAGGACGACATCCGCCGCGGTGACGTCTGTGGACCGGCCGACGACCCGCCGACGGTCGCCGAGACCTTCCAGGCACAGGTCGTCGTGATGCAGCACCCGAGCGTCATCACGTCGGGTTACACACCGGTGTTCCACGCCCACACGACGCAGGTCGCCTGCACGATCGAGTCGATCGACTCGAAGATCGACCCGGCCAGCGGCGAGGTCGACGAGGAGAACCCCGACTTCATCCAGTCGGGTGACGCTGCCGTCGTCACCGTGCGCCCGCAGAAACCGCTCAGCATCGAGCCGTCGAGCGAGATCCCCGAACTCGGGAGCTTCGCCATCCGCGACATGGGTCAGACCATCGCTGCCGGCAAAGTGCTCTCGGTCGACGAAGCATAA
- a CDS encoding DUF5827 family protein codes for MPRPKSSFDRLRPFQFRQPDEVLDPDTMYTVYEIARLLQGLDPDTELDVETESILLDWAIPWLVKNSDALCFGDPASDDEPGHYGLLD; via the coding sequence ATGCCGCGTCCGAAATCCTCCTTCGATCGCCTGCGCCCCTTCCAGTTCCGCCAGCCGGACGAGGTGCTCGACCCCGACACGATGTACACGGTGTACGAGATCGCCCGCCTCCTCCAGGGACTCGACCCCGACACCGAACTCGACGTCGAGACCGAGTCCATTTTGCTCGACTGGGCGATTCCGTGGCTGGTGAAGAACTCCGATGCGCTCTGTTTCGGCGACCCCGCAAGCGACGACGAACCCGGTCACTACGGGCTGCTCGACTGA